A genomic stretch from Bacillus sp. N1-1 includes:
- a CDS encoding exonuclease SbcCD subunit D — MKLLHTADWHLGKTLEGRSRLPEQRAFLEELQMIADEENVDAILMAGDVFDTVNPPAAAETLFYEAAVKLTSRGERPLIIISGNHDNPERLSASRPLAHTSGITIIGFPTTDPVNITVRNGQKLSIAALPYPSESRLNECLTDGQEEDALQLAYDDRVKKLFSDLSEAGGEDAVHIAMSHIYVAGSRESDSERPIQVGGAYTVSANSLPEQAQYVALGHLHRPQTITKGSALARYSGSPLAYSFSEANQAKSVTIIDVEPDGLAHISEIPLQSGKSLVRWVANEGIEQVYTWLEEGKDEEAWIDLEVHLNDTLSIEEIHRLRSQHKGFIHIRPVFKKKEEQREVSYANLPIEELFKRFYEKQTDGAEPDDELVQLFLELSQSEEEE; from the coding sequence ATGAAATTGCTTCATACCGCTGACTGGCATCTTGGCAAAACATTAGAAGGTAGAAGCCGCCTACCTGAACAGCGAGCGTTTCTTGAAGAGCTTCAAATGATTGCAGATGAAGAAAATGTAGACGCGATTTTAATGGCTGGTGACGTGTTTGATACCGTCAACCCCCCAGCAGCCGCAGAAACCCTTTTTTATGAAGCTGCTGTGAAATTAACGAGCAGAGGCGAGCGTCCACTTATTATTATTTCAGGCAACCACGACAATCCAGAACGCTTATCGGCTTCACGTCCGTTAGCCCATACAAGTGGCATCACGATTATAGGATTTCCAACAACGGATCCGGTTAACATTACAGTTAGAAATGGACAAAAGCTTTCTATCGCAGCTCTTCCTTATCCGTCGGAATCGCGATTAAATGAATGCTTAACAGATGGCCAGGAAGAAGATGCACTCCAGCTCGCTTATGACGATCGCGTAAAAAAGTTATTTAGCGATTTATCTGAGGCAGGTGGTGAGGATGCTGTTCATATTGCGATGAGCCACATTTACGTAGCTGGAAGTCGTGAAAGTGATTCAGAAAGACCGATTCAAGTTGGTGGAGCTTATACCGTCTCTGCCAATTCCTTGCCAGAACAAGCGCAGTACGTGGCGCTTGGACATTTACACCGCCCTCAGACGATTACGAAAGGTTCTGCCCTTGCCCGCTATTCAGGGTCTCCTCTAGCCTATAGCTTTTCGGAGGCCAATCAAGCCAAATCAGTGACGATTATTGATGTTGAGCCGGATGGACTAGCTCACATTAGTGAAATTCCGTTACAGTCTGGAAAATCGCTTGTGCGCTGGGTTGCGAATGAGGGAATCGAACAAGTGTATACATGGTTAGAAGAAGGAAAAGACGAGGAAGCATGGATCGATCTCGAAGTGCATTTAAATGATACGCTTTCCATTGAAGAAATTCATCGTCTTCGAAGTCAACATAAAGGCTTTATACATATTAGACCCGTTTTTAAAAAGAAAGAAGAACAGCGTGAAGTGTCGTATGCTAATTTACCAATAGAAGAACTTTTTAAACGGTTTTATGAAAAGCAAACAGATGGTGCTGAACCAGATGATGAACTTGTCCAGCTTTTTCTAGAATTATCACAGTCAGAGGAAGAGGAGTAA
- a CDS encoding SMC family ATPase, with protein sequence MRPITLSVSGLHSFREKQEIDFETLCQGGIFGIFGPTGSGKSSLLDAMTLALYGKVERATNNTQGIMNHAEGTLSVSFTFALSDLRYRVERTYKRSGDVSIRSANSRLIEIGEENTVLADKDRDVSQKIQEILGLTIDDFTRAVVLPQGKFAEFLSLKGTERRQMLQRLFQLEKYGDQFNRRLKSRVDEKKHYLNEVSAEQTGLGDASKEFLKEAKNALDTAEKAAQKAKEDLILAEKQKEHVMEIWNLQQQLADLQAKKNTLAKGQAEIDALEEKIAQATAAAQIKPYLDAVEATEKEVQDAKLRYEETKRVLEEMKSFFQTTKKAYEEERSNKEKQEPLLIKQLNDLERGLALEKEINKLNKQLKDIEQQSILHDKEAKAAEEETSKAKQDLKKARTLQSDLNEELTSLQVTPEKRKKMGRAQSLKQEFQSLSKQLESAKIEEKMQDNEQKRLKPLYEETLKNLNEMRERYKGYYQAILSTYHAVSSHKLTLEQHIRTVQEEVEHNERKLDESRTHAIAIRLAKGLEEGDACPVCGAKEHVHLADGEDDTGEIKDLLQQKEQTRETLKDKLQSAKQLQYQLEQMSDAMTVQEEGLSNVQKEDLNEVKRNFSIEEILTEMKSLAQDVRELEEKVKFSGKNIQEKQSKVSEYAYQLTQVQNELKSKTEKRMDLSKETASIEETIQKELSLSVHQIEAEVVQIEKMDQQADVIRERLSKSGPYIEAKEQRLQELQEKMQQYSVRKVELTSSIHQLSEQLKKANADYIAIVGNTSAQEGLTQVNKQLNEIRQAEKSSLEQLQHAQERYQQTERRAAADENYNNDAQLRLKKALETYEAAEASSIFENRTQIRNAEVSQEQKLNWEKRVEAYRNEWKQTEYSIDELNEKLAGRTISEDHYNETIQHATRANEVREEALSQFAAARHHLDDVTKRHDRYMELETVRKTVSEELEKLGKLQTVFRGNSFVEFIASEQLEQVSLDASQKLGDLTSQRYAIEVDSAGGFLIRDDANGGVKRPVSTLSGGETFLTSLALALALSGQIQLRGAHPLQFFFLDEGFGTLDESLLDTVITALEKLQNESLSVGVISHVPELRARLPRKVIVSPSEPSGRGSRIEMESL encoded by the coding sequence ATGAGACCAATTACCTTGTCTGTTTCAGGACTGCATAGTTTTCGTGAAAAACAAGAGATTGACTTTGAAACGCTTTGTCAGGGAGGGATTTTCGGGATTTTTGGCCCAACAGGTAGTGGGAAATCCTCTCTTCTTGATGCGATGACGCTAGCTCTTTACGGCAAAGTAGAACGGGCAACAAATAATACCCAGGGGATTATGAACCATGCGGAAGGTACCTTATCTGTGTCATTCACGTTCGCACTGAGTGACTTACGCTATCGGGTAGAACGTACGTATAAACGATCGGGTGATGTATCTATTCGCTCTGCTAATTCTCGTCTTATCGAAATCGGAGAAGAGAATACGGTACTAGCTGATAAAGACCGCGATGTTTCCCAAAAAATCCAGGAAATTCTCGGTTTAACAATCGATGATTTCACTCGCGCTGTTGTTTTACCTCAAGGGAAATTTGCGGAGTTTTTATCACTCAAAGGAACAGAAAGAAGGCAGATGCTCCAGCGCCTCTTTCAGCTTGAAAAATATGGAGATCAGTTCAACCGGCGATTAAAATCACGAGTGGATGAGAAAAAACATTATTTAAATGAAGTATCCGCGGAGCAAACAGGCCTTGGCGATGCCTCAAAAGAATTTCTTAAAGAAGCGAAGAATGCTTTGGATACGGCCGAAAAAGCAGCTCAAAAAGCAAAGGAAGACCTCATTTTAGCTGAAAAGCAAAAAGAACACGTGATGGAAATCTGGAACCTTCAACAACAGCTTGCGGACCTCCAAGCTAAGAAAAACACGCTTGCAAAAGGCCAGGCTGAAATCGATGCACTTGAAGAAAAGATCGCCCAAGCAACGGCGGCTGCACAAATAAAACCATATTTAGATGCGGTTGAAGCGACTGAGAAAGAAGTGCAGGATGCAAAGCTTCGATACGAAGAGACGAAACGTGTATTAGAAGAAATGAAGTCATTCTTTCAAACAACGAAAAAAGCTTACGAGGAAGAACGGTCAAACAAGGAGAAGCAAGAGCCGCTTCTCATTAAACAACTAAATGATCTTGAGCGAGGCTTAGCACTTGAAAAAGAAATCAATAAGCTTAACAAACAGTTAAAGGACATTGAACAGCAGTCTATACTACATGATAAAGAAGCGAAAGCGGCTGAAGAGGAAACATCAAAAGCGAAACAAGATTTAAAGAAAGCGCGGACGCTTCAGTCTGATCTAAATGAAGAACTTACAAGCCTTCAGGTCACCCCAGAAAAACGAAAGAAAATGGGAAGAGCACAAAGCTTAAAGCAGGAGTTCCAGTCGCTCAGTAAACAGCTTGAATCGGCTAAAATTGAAGAAAAAATGCAGGACAATGAACAAAAGCGACTGAAGCCTCTTTACGAGGAAACCTTAAAAAATCTGAATGAAATGAGAGAGCGGTATAAAGGCTATTACCAAGCTATTCTTTCAACTTACCATGCCGTTTCTTCCCACAAATTAACGCTCGAACAGCACATTCGAACGGTTCAAGAGGAAGTCGAACATAACGAGCGTAAACTAGATGAAAGTCGAACGCATGCCATTGCCATTCGTCTTGCAAAAGGGTTAGAAGAAGGCGACGCATGCCCGGTTTGTGGAGCGAAGGAACATGTTCACCTGGCAGATGGAGAAGATGATACAGGGGAAATCAAAGATCTCCTACAGCAAAAGGAACAAACGCGTGAAACGTTAAAAGATAAGCTTCAATCAGCGAAGCAGCTTCAGTATCAGCTAGAACAAATGTCTGATGCGATGACAGTGCAAGAAGAAGGATTGTCTAACGTTCAGAAGGAAGACTTGAACGAAGTGAAGCGTAACTTCTCAATAGAAGAAATTCTTACTGAAATGAAGTCCCTTGCTCAAGATGTTCGCGAATTAGAAGAGAAAGTGAAGTTTTCAGGGAAAAACATTCAAGAGAAGCAGTCAAAAGTTTCTGAGTATGCTTATCAGCTGACACAAGTTCAGAACGAGCTTAAATCCAAGACTGAGAAACGAATGGATTTAAGCAAAGAAACGGCTTCGATTGAGGAAACCATCCAGAAAGAATTATCTCTTTCAGTTCACCAAATTGAAGCGGAAGTGGTTCAAATTGAAAAAATGGATCAACAAGCAGACGTTATACGTGAAAGACTTTCGAAAAGCGGTCCCTATATCGAAGCAAAAGAACAACGTCTTCAGGAGCTTCAGGAAAAGATGCAGCAGTATTCTGTCCGAAAGGTAGAGTTAACAAGCTCGATTCATCAACTATCCGAACAATTGAAAAAAGCGAATGCAGATTATATCGCGATTGTCGGAAATACGTCTGCACAAGAAGGTTTAACGCAAGTAAATAAGCAGCTAAATGAGATTCGTCAGGCTGAAAAAAGTTCGCTCGAGCAACTGCAACATGCACAAGAACGCTATCAGCAAACTGAAAGACGTGCTGCTGCTGATGAGAACTATAATAACGATGCGCAACTTCGTTTAAAGAAAGCATTAGAAACCTATGAAGCGGCTGAAGCATCTTCTATATTCGAAAATCGAACTCAGATTCGAAATGCTGAAGTATCCCAGGAACAGAAACTTAATTGGGAAAAGCGTGTGGAAGCGTATCGGAATGAATGGAAGCAAACGGAGTACTCAATCGATGAGCTTAACGAAAAGCTTGCGGGAAGAACAATTTCAGAAGATCACTATAATGAAACGATCCAGCACGCAACAAGAGCAAACGAAGTTCGAGAAGAAGCGCTCTCTCAATTTGCTGCAGCACGTCATCATCTCGATGATGTGACAAAGCGGCATGATCGTTACATGGAACTGGAGACGGTTCGAAAAACAGTTAGTGAAGAACTCGAAAAGCTCGGTAAGCTTCAAACAGTTTTCCGAGGAAATAGTTTTGTTGAGTTTATTGCCTCTGAACAGCTCGAACAGGTGAGTCTCGACGCCTCACAAAAACTTGGTGATCTAACCTCCCAAAGGTATGCGATTGAGGTTGATTCAGCTGGAGGTTTCTTAATTCGTGATGATGCGAACGGAGGAGTAAAGCGACCTGTTTCTACCTTATCTGGAGGCGAAACGTTCTTAACGTCTCTGGCGCTCGCACTTGCTCTCTCTGGACAAATCCAATTAAGGGGAGCGCATCCACTGCAATTTTTCTTCCTGGACGAAGGGTTTGGTACACTGGACGAATCGCTGCTAGATACGGTGATTACGGCGCTTGAAAAGTTACAAAACGAGAGTTTATCCGTCGGTGTCATCAGTCACGTTCCAGAACTTAGGGCAAGACTGCCGAGAAAAGTGATTGTCTCTCCTTCAGAACCATCTGGTCGAGGAAGTCGAATCGAAATGGAATCGTTGTAA
- a CDS encoding efflux RND transporter periplasmic adaptor subunit, which translates to MKRKSLWISISVTLVILLFITANTLVIQSVIAGEKKLDTVTVKGKTYQELSTFEGILIPELEESYYYQSSRGNISNVLVKEGDDVSIGTSLFEYDDGEVVNVSDLKAQLNKAETAVSVLDDQLSDLAVQSSRIETNEDLEDDQKLQLQLDVEEQIRNTEYKKRLAELDVKELERQIAEVDTEKVELSVDSTLDGTVEQVNRTPEDGESVVTVLSNKLTVQGSVNELDYPTLAVDQEVVIRSGAYPGQPATGRLTILEDRPYEVDEETGLSMYHFNVILSEESEMKAGTHVVIDVPLHQNNNAPSVPTESIIEKDDKSYVVVYEEDELHLRKVEQGRIENGKVEILSGLQLKEKVLTKPREAFTELLSEKEELEKGQEDQDEKPEVDTESKG; encoded by the coding sequence GTGAAACGTAAGTCACTGTGGATTAGTATTAGCGTTACGCTTGTTATACTTCTTTTTATTACTGCGAACACGCTGGTCATACAGAGTGTCATTGCAGGAGAGAAGAAGCTTGATACCGTCACGGTAAAAGGGAAGACGTATCAGGAACTTTCAACTTTTGAAGGGATCCTTATTCCAGAATTAGAGGAATCCTATTATTATCAATCGTCTCGAGGGAATATCTCGAATGTGCTCGTAAAAGAAGGAGACGATGTTTCAATAGGTACATCTCTTTTTGAATATGATGATGGAGAAGTCGTTAATGTATCTGATTTGAAAGCACAATTGAACAAGGCGGAAACAGCTGTTTCTGTCCTTGATGATCAGCTAAGTGACCTTGCTGTCCAGTCATCGAGAATTGAAACAAACGAGGATCTAGAAGATGATCAAAAGCTTCAATTGCAGTTAGATGTCGAAGAACAAATAAGAAATACAGAGTATAAGAAAAGACTTGCTGAGCTTGATGTGAAAGAGTTGGAGCGTCAAATTGCTGAGGTGGATACTGAAAAAGTAGAATTATCCGTTGATTCAACGCTTGATGGAACGGTGGAACAAGTAAATCGTACACCAGAAGACGGGGAGAGCGTCGTAACGGTTTTGTCAAACAAGCTAACTGTTCAAGGTTCTGTTAATGAATTGGATTATCCAACGTTAGCTGTGGATCAGGAAGTTGTTATACGTTCAGGCGCTTATCCAGGACAACCAGCAACGGGCCGACTGACAATACTAGAAGATCGTCCTTATGAGGTCGATGAAGAGACGGGTCTCAGTATGTATCATTTTAACGTTATATTAAGTGAAGAAAGTGAAATGAAGGCAGGTACGCACGTGGTCATTGACGTCCCTCTTCATCAAAATAACAATGCTCCTTCAGTCCCAACAGAAAGTATAATTGAAAAAGATGATAAGAGCTATGTTGTTGTGTATGAAGAAGATGAGCTTCATTTAAGGAAAGTAGAGCAAGGCCGAATAGAAAATGGCAAGGTTGAAATTCTTTCAGGTCTTCAGCTAAAGGAAAAAGTGTTAACTAAGCCTAGAGAAGCCTTTACTGAATTGCTTTCTGAGAAGGAAGAGCTGGAGAAAGGCCAAGAAGACCAAGATGAAAAACCAGAGGTGGATACCGAAAGCAAAGGATGA
- a CDS encoding fumarylacetoacetate hydrolase family protein, translating to MNFVSFKDKKAYGFGILDEKNQQIVHLKTYYRDQGVDIPDLRTFIQHEELHLDDFHEFPAQYNVSVEDVEIVAPIMKPAKNIICVGKNYRDHAIEMGSEKDIPKHPMIFTKAPTTVSSPDQVLTFESELAEALDYEGELAVVIGKEGKGISMDEAMEYVFGYTIINDLTARDLQKKHGQFFVGKSLDHSCPVGPAILHKSSIVDPHQLQIVTKVNGDVRQNGNTSDFIFNIPELIHVLSKGMTLEPGDIIATGTPAGVGKGFNPPKYLGDGDVIEIHIEGIGTLRNEISIR from the coding sequence ATGAATTTTGTTTCATTTAAGGATAAGAAAGCATATGGGTTTGGAATTTTAGATGAAAAGAATCAGCAAATTGTTCATTTAAAAACGTATTATCGCGATCAAGGAGTAGACATCCCTGATTTGCGAACGTTTATCCAACATGAGGAACTTCATTTGGATGATTTTCACGAATTTCCAGCTCAGTATAACGTTTCAGTCGAAGATGTGGAGATCGTAGCTCCTATCATGAAACCAGCCAAAAATATAATTTGTGTTGGAAAAAATTATCGGGACCATGCCATTGAAATGGGAAGTGAGAAAGACATTCCGAAGCACCCAATGATTTTTACGAAAGCGCCCACAACCGTGAGCAGCCCAGACCAAGTATTAACATTTGAAAGTGAGCTAGCTGAAGCACTTGACTATGAGGGAGAGCTTGCGGTTGTGATCGGTAAGGAAGGAAAAGGAATTAGCATGGATGAAGCCATGGAGTATGTTTTCGGCTATACGATTATCAATGATCTCACAGCGAGGGATCTTCAAAAAAAGCACGGTCAATTTTTCGTAGGAAAAAGCCTGGATCACTCCTGTCCCGTGGGTCCTGCTATTTTACATAAATCTTCCATTGTCGATCCTCATCAATTACAAATTGTTACGAAAGTAAATGGTGATGTGAGACAAAATGGCAACACGTCCGATTTTATTTTCAATATTCCTGAGCTGATCCACGTTCTCTCAAAGGGCATGACGTTAGAGCCTGGTGATATCATCGCAACTGGAACACCGGCTGGGGTAGGCAAGGGATTCAATCCTCCTAAATATTTAGGAGATGGAGACGTCATCGAAATACACATAGAAGGAATCGGCACTTTACGTAATGAAATAAGTATAAGATAA
- a CDS encoding NAD-dependent succinate-semialdehyde dehydrogenase yields the protein MKKFHYINGEWTGQDLEKLEVNNPATGELVGTVPVGGKSETKKAIDAAHKAFPAWSSLTAYERSSYLKKLHSLMMDHEDELAELMTLEMGKPLHESKGEVAYSASFVEWFAEEGKRVYGRTIPPHKEGRMMEVRKQPVGVVGAITPWNFPAAMIARKLAPALAAGCTFVVKPPSATPLTAVRLVELCEEAGIPKGVVNLVTGKSSEVAGELMSNPHVRKMTFTGSTEVGKKLMEQAAETVKNISLELGGHAPIIVLDDADIDKAVDGVIASKFRNGGQTCICGNRVYVQEIIYEEFISKFAEKTKELKVGNGLEKGIDIGPMIDKDGYEKVEKHVQNALSQGAECVVGGEGYEENGSYFYRPTILKDVTPGMLIMNEETFGPVAPIQKVKTDEEAIKYANQTPFGLAAYVFSESVRRGNHVVNALDYGIVGWNDGVPSAAQAPFGGMKQSGIGREGGHEGIEAYLETKYVSIGL from the coding sequence ATGAAAAAATTTCATTACATTAATGGTGAGTGGACAGGTCAGGATCTCGAAAAGCTTGAAGTGAACAACCCAGCAACTGGAGAACTCGTTGGTACTGTTCCGGTAGGTGGTAAATCGGAAACAAAGAAGGCAATTGACGCTGCACACAAGGCATTTCCAGCATGGTCAAGCCTCACCGCTTATGAGCGGTCATCATACTTAAAGAAACTCCATAGTCTTATGATGGATCATGAAGATGAACTAGCTGAGCTGATGACGCTTGAGATGGGGAAACCACTTCATGAATCAAAAGGGGAAGTAGCGTATTCCGCTTCTTTCGTTGAATGGTTCGCAGAAGAGGGGAAACGTGTATATGGGCGGACAATTCCTCCACACAAAGAAGGGCGTATGATGGAAGTGCGCAAACAGCCGGTAGGGGTTGTCGGAGCGATAACACCATGGAATTTTCCAGCGGCAATGATTGCGCGGAAACTTGCGCCAGCTTTAGCTGCAGGGTGTACGTTTGTCGTTAAGCCACCTTCTGCAACGCCACTAACGGCTGTAAGACTTGTAGAGCTTTGTGAAGAAGCTGGAATACCAAAGGGGGTTGTTAACCTCGTTACGGGAAAATCTTCTGAAGTTGCAGGCGAGCTCATGAGTAACCCCCACGTTCGTAAAATGACGTTTACGGGATCAACTGAGGTTGGTAAGAAATTGATGGAACAGGCGGCAGAAACGGTGAAAAATATTTCACTCGAGCTCGGTGGACATGCCCCAATTATTGTTCTTGATGATGCGGATATTGATAAAGCGGTGGACGGTGTGATTGCGTCGAAATTTCGAAATGGCGGTCAAACGTGTATTTGCGGTAATCGCGTTTACGTGCAAGAGATAATTTATGAGGAGTTCATTTCCAAGTTCGCTGAAAAAACGAAAGAGCTTAAAGTTGGAAACGGATTAGAAAAAGGGATAGACATTGGCCCTATGATCGACAAAGATGGTTACGAAAAAGTGGAAAAGCACGTACAAAATGCGCTTAGTCAGGGTGCTGAATGCGTAGTTGGTGGAGAAGGATATGAAGAAAACGGATCCTATTTCTATCGTCCGACGATTTTGAAGGACGTAACGCCGGGCATGCTTATTATGAACGAAGAAACGTTCGGACCGGTCGCGCCGATTCAGAAAGTGAAAACGGACGAGGAAGCGATTAAATATGCGAACCAAACGCCATTTGGCTTAGCGGCATACGTCTTTAGTGAAAGCGTTCGAAGAGGAAATCATGTGGTTAATGCGCTTGATTATGGGATTGTTGGCTGGAATGACGGCGTACCGTCTGCTGCACAGGCGCCGTTTGGTGGCATGAAGCAAAGTGGGATTGGACGTGAAGGCGGTCATGAAGGCATTGAAGCGTATCTTGAAACAAAATACGTTTCAATCGGATTATAG
- a CDS encoding ornithine--oxo-acid transaminase, with protein MVQTKDIIQMTEQYGAHNYHPLPIVIAEAEGVWVKDPEGNRYMDMLSAYSAVNQGHRHPKIIQALKDQADRVTLTSRAFHNDQLAPFYQEVSEFTNKEMILPMNTGAEAVETAVKAMRRWAYEVKGVEKDKAEIIACEGNFHGRTMTAVSLSSEEEYQRGFGPMLPGIKLIPYGDLDALKKAITPNTAGFLFEPIQGEAGINIPPEGFLKEAYDYCKEQRVLFVADEIQAGLCRSGKRFACDWDNVEPDMYILGKALGGGVFPISCVAANEEVLGVFTPGSHGSTFGGNPLACAVSVASLEVLEDEKLADRSLELGNYFQDKLKAINNPVIKEVRGRGLFIGVELHEAARPYCEKLKEKGLLCKETHETVIRFAPPLIISEDDLNWAIEQITEVLSVQ; from the coding sequence ATGGTACAAACAAAAGATATTATCCAAATGACAGAGCAATACGGCGCACACAATTATCATCCACTGCCAATTGTTATTGCAGAAGCAGAGGGTGTTTGGGTAAAAGATCCCGAAGGAAATCGTTATATGGATATGCTTAGTGCTTATTCCGCAGTTAACCAGGGACATAGACACCCAAAGATTATTCAGGCTTTAAAAGATCAGGCTGATCGCGTGACGTTAACTTCTCGTGCTTTCCATAACGATCAACTGGCTCCTTTTTATCAAGAAGTTTCTGAATTTACGAACAAAGAGATGATCCTTCCAATGAATACGGGTGCAGAGGCAGTTGAAACGGCTGTAAAAGCCATGCGTCGCTGGGCTTATGAGGTGAAAGGCGTAGAGAAAGATAAAGCTGAAATTATTGCTTGTGAAGGAAACTTCCACGGTCGTACAATGACAGCTGTCTCCCTTTCTTCTGAAGAGGAGTACCAGCGAGGATTTGGTCCGATGCTTCCAGGAATTAAATTGATTCCATATGGTGATCTTGATGCGTTGAAAAAAGCAATCACACCTAATACAGCTGGCTTCTTATTTGAACCGATTCAGGGCGAAGCTGGTATTAACATTCCGCCTGAAGGCTTCCTTAAAGAAGCGTATGATTATTGTAAAGAGCAGCGCGTTCTATTCGTTGCGGACGAAATTCAAGCTGGACTGTGTCGCTCTGGTAAGCGATTTGCATGTGATTGGGATAACGTTGAACCTGATATGTACATTCTCGGTAAGGCACTTGGTGGCGGTGTATTTCCAATCTCGTGTGTAGCAGCAAACGAAGAAGTACTCGGCGTATTTACTCCTGGCTCACACGGATCAACATTTGGAGGAAATCCACTGGCGTGTGCCGTATCGGTTGCGTCATTAGAAGTTCTCGAAGATGAAAAGCTTGCCGATCGCTCTCTTGAACTAGGGAACTACTTTCAGGATAAATTGAAAGCCATCAACAATCCTGTCATTAAAGAAGTGCGCGGTCGCGGTCTTTTCATAGGTGTTGAACTTCATGAAGCAGCTCGTCCATATTGCGAGAAGCTAAAAGAAAAAGGCTTACTCTGTAAAGAGACGCACGAAACCGTCATTCGATTTGCCCCTCCGCTTATTATCAGTGAAGATGATTTAAACTGGGCAATCGAACAAATTACTGAAGTGTTATCTGTACAATAG
- a CDS encoding DUF1516 family protein: MLHAHYTAWGLTLILFLVSYFFMRAGKGKAQNKIHLVLRIFYILTVITGMFLVVGYQFWGPSIVKGVVALWLIFSMEMILVRGKKEKIIWPFWLQFMFAFLLVVFYGYSVLHLYQL; encoded by the coding sequence ATGCTACATGCCCATTATACGGCCTGGGGGTTAACACTTATTCTTTTTCTTGTAAGCTACTTTTTCATGAGGGCTGGAAAAGGGAAAGCGCAAAATAAAATCCATCTAGTTCTTCGGATATTTTATATTCTTACAGTCATTACGGGAATGTTCCTTGTTGTAGGATACCAATTTTGGGGTCCTTCAATTGTAAAAGGCGTTGTTGCGCTCTGGCTCATTTTTTCAATGGAAATGATCCTTGTAAGAGGAAAAAAAGAAAAAATCATTTGGCCATTTTGGCTTCAATTTATGTTCGCTTTTCTACTCGTCGTTTTTTATGGGTATTCTGTACTGCACCTTTATCAGCTATAA